A stretch of DNA from Desulfosarcina ovata subsp. ovata:
TTATTGGGGATTGAAGAGTTGCTGCGGCAGCGGGTGTTGTATACCCGGATTCAATCCCTGGCCGCGGGTGCCATGGAAACGCTGTTCATTCCGCTGCTGAGCCTGGTCGTTTTTGTGGGCGGTGCCATCCTCATGTTTTCCGGCGCCATTCCGGCCGTTTCCCAACCGCTGGCCTATATGAATTCCGAGCTTCCATTGCCCTTTCTGGAGTTGTCCCATTTTCTTTCCAGCCTGGTCGGCATGGGACTGCTCCTGCTCGCCCGGGGGCTGCAGCGACGACTGGACGGTGCCTATGTACTGGCCCTCGGCCTGCTGGCGCTGGGCATTGTGACCTCATTTCTCAGGGACTTTGACTACGGGGCCACCGCCGTTCTTCTGGTGGTTCTGCTGGTGCTGCTTCCCTGCAGACGGTTCTTTTACCGCCGCGCCTCCCTGTTGTCGGAAACGTTCACCTTCGGTTGGCTGGTCGCCATTGCCATTGTGCTGATATCCTCCATCGAACTGGGCCTGTTTGCCTTTCGCCATGTGGAGTACCGGCATGAGCTGTGGTGGCAATTCAGCGCGTCGGAGGCGGCACCGCGGTTTTTAAGGGCAACCGTGGGGTCGATGGCACTGGCGTTGGGGGTTGGCATCGCCAGACTGCTGCGTCCGGCGCCCTATCGTCCGGCACCGGCCGGGGTCGCCGTTCCGGAATCGGTTGCGGCCATTGTACGCCAATCTCCTTCCTCGACCGCCAACCTTGCTCTCCTCGGCGACAAGCAATTTTTGTTTAACGCAAATCGTCAGGCGTTTATCATGTTCGGCGTGGTGGGAAAAACCTGGGTCGCGATGGGTGATCCGGTGGGGCCGCCTGAAGAATGGTCCGAACTTCTCTGGCAATTCCGGCAGGCTGCCAGCGACCACGGTGCCCGTGCCGTTTTTTATGAGGTGGGGCACGAGCACCTCCATTTCTACATCGATATGGGACTGTCCTTGCTCAAACTCGGTGAGGAAGCCCGCGTGTCCCTGGACGATTTTTCCCTGGAAGGCCGGGCCCGCCGGAAATTGCGGTACATCCACCGTAAGCTGGTCAAGAGCGGATATGGTTTTGAAATCGTCGAACCGTTTTCCATCGGGGCTTATGCGGATACGCTGAGAGCCATCTCCGACGCCTGGCTGAAGGAGAAAAATACCCGTGAAAAAGGATTCTCGCTGGGTTTTTTCGATCCGGCATACCTGCAGTACTTCCCCGTGGGTCTGGTTCGATTCCAAAATGAGATCATCGCGTTCGCCAATATCTGGCAAAGCGATGGATTCCATGAGCTTAGCGTGGATCTGATGCGTCACCGGCCCGACGCACCCAACGGGGTGATGGATTTCCTCTTTGTCGAAATGATGCTGTGGGGCAGGGCCCGGGGATTTCATTGGTTCAATCTGGGACTGGCCCCATTAAATGGAATGGAAACCAAGGACATGGCCCCGTTTTGGCATCGCTTCAGCGATTTCGTGATGCATATCGGTGATCATTTCTACAACTTTCAAGGGCTGCGCGCTTATAAGGAAAAATTCAATCCGGTATGGCGGCCCAAGTACCTGGCTGCCAGAGGCGGACTGTCATTACCGCGCACCCTGACCGACATCGGCGCCCTGATATCCGGCGGTCTGAAGGGCATGCTGTTGAAATAGCGACCGGCAAAAGCAGGGCCCCGGTTCCCATGCGGCCATCTGAAACGCATCCGGTTGATCCGGAAAACGATGAGAAAAACACCAGGAGGTGCCGAAATGTTATCCCAAAAGAGTCACAAGACCACTAAGATCATCATTTTAATCCTGCTTGCGGTTCTACTTG
This window harbors:
- the mprF gene encoding bifunctional lysylphosphatidylglycerol flippase/synthetase MprF, whose product is MKTVNLKRIIPFFGLALFILAVGVLYHQLHTYRLHDIIVQVNAISPARIGWALVFTVCSYLTMTGYDMLALRYIQHDLPTARTVLTAFVSYAFSNNVSLAMVAGASVRYHLYSAWGLSAVEITQVVLFCSASLWLGYCALSGLVFTFQPLSLPQSLHWPLSTMQPLGILLLALTVLYWGLTLWGKKPWTFKAWRFVSPNWKISGVQIVVAAADWLLAGAVLYVLLPAPFPMGFAHFLGIFLIAQSAGIISQVPGGLGVFESVLLLLTPAALDVPQVLGTLVVYRGIYYLLPLLVAAVLLGIEELLRQRVLYTRIQSLAAGAMETLFIPLLSLVVFVGGAILMFSGAIPAVSQPLAYMNSELPLPFLELSHFLSSLVGMGLLLLARGLQRRLDGAYVLALGLLALGIVTSFLRDFDYGATAVLLVVLLVLLPCRRFFYRRASLLSETFTFGWLVAIAIVLISSIELGLFAFRHVEYRHELWWQFSASEAAPRFLRATVGSMALALGVGIARLLRPAPYRPAPAGVAVPESVAAIVRQSPSSTANLALLGDKQFLFNANRQAFIMFGVVGKTWVAMGDPVGPPEEWSELLWQFRQAASDHGARAVFYEVGHEHLHFYIDMGLSLLKLGEEARVSLDDFSLEGRARRKLRYIHRKLVKSGYGFEIVEPFSIGAYADTLRAISDAWLKEKNTREKGFSLGFFDPAYLQYFPVGLVRFQNEIIAFANIWQSDGFHELSVDLMRHRPDAPNGVMDFLFVEMMLWGRARGFHWFNLGLAPLNGMETKDMAPFWHRFSDFVMHIGDHFYNFQGLRAYKEKFNPVWRPKYLAARGGLSLPRTLTDIGALISGGLKGMLLK